In Candidatus Hamiltonella defensa 5AT (Acyrthosiphon pisum), one genomic interval encodes:
- the hemH gene encoding ferrochelatase: MVKSKLGVLLVNLGTPDAPTVPAIKRYLKQFLSDRRVIDTPPILWWPLLRGIVLPFRSRRVAKLYQSIWMPEGSPLLVYSDRQQKALAARLPDASVELAMSYGSPSLGDAINRLITQGIIKLVILPLYPQYSATTCGSVWDAVSGILKKYRSLPSIYFIRDYAQHPSYINALKQSVARYFEKHGQPDKLLLSFHGIPQRYVRLGDDYPKRCEDTYRALSTALGLHNNKIMMTYQSRFGWEPWLTPYTDKTLKSLPAKGIKHIQVLCPGFSADCLETLEEIKEQNKEIFLKAGGKKFEYIPALNDSPEQIDLLEQLVSLG, from the coding sequence GTGGTAAAAAGTAAACTTGGCGTACTTTTAGTGAATCTAGGCACTCCAGATGCCCCTACTGTTCCTGCTATTAAACGCTATCTTAAACAATTTCTCAGTGATCGAAGGGTAATAGACACTCCCCCTATTTTATGGTGGCCACTTTTGCGGGGCATCGTTTTACCCTTTCGTTCTAGACGAGTGGCTAAACTATATCAATCTATATGGATGCCTGAAGGTTCCCCTCTATTGGTTTATAGCGATCGCCAGCAAAAAGCATTGGCAGCACGCTTACCAGATGCCTCCGTAGAATTGGCGATGAGCTATGGCTCTCCTTCTTTAGGTGACGCGATTAACCGATTAATCACTCAAGGGATCATAAAACTGGTGATATTGCCGCTTTATCCACAATATTCTGCGACCACCTGCGGTTCTGTTTGGGATGCGGTGTCTGGCATTTTAAAAAAATATCGTTCTTTACCCTCAATTTACTTTATTCGTGATTATGCTCAGCACCCTTCCTATATCAATGCACTAAAACAAAGTGTCGCACGTTATTTTGAAAAACATGGCCAACCCGATAAATTATTGCTTTCCTTTCATGGTATTCCTCAACGTTACGTGCGTTTGGGGGATGATTACCCAAAGCGCTGTGAAGACACATATCGTGCACTCAGCACGGCTTTAGGGTTACACAACAATAAAATCATGATGACCTATCAGTCCCGCTTTGGCTGGGAGCCCTGGTTAACGCCATACACCGATAAAACATTAAAAAGCTTGCCAGCTAAGGGCATCAAACATATTCAAGTACTCTGCCCTGGGTTTTCCGCTGATTGCTTAGAAACATTAGAAGAAATCAAAGAACAAAACAAAGAGATATTTTTGAAGGCCGGGGGCAAAAAATTCGAATACATTCCGGCGCTGAACGATTCTCCAGAGCAGATTGACTTATTAGAGCAGTTGGTAAGTTTGGGTTAA
- the accA gene encoding acetyl-CoA carboxylase carboxyl transferase subunit alpha: protein MNLNFLDFEQPIVELEAKIDSLTAINRQDNPLNIDLDEEIQKLRDKSIQLTHKIFSHLSAWQIAQLARHPNRPYTLDYIEHIFTDFEELAGDRHYGDDKAIVGGIARLNQKPVMVIGHQKGRETKEKIRRNFGMPSPEGYRKALRLMEMAERFRLPLLTFIDTPGAYPGVGAEERGQSEAIARNLREMSRLKTPIICTVIGEGGSGGALAIAVGDVVNMLQYSTYSVISPEGCASILWKSADKASVAAETMGITAHRLKELKMIDTVLPEPLGSAHRDPKAMAESLKERLIKDLEYLKQFDSLKLLDRRYEKLMSYGYC, encoded by the coding sequence TTGAATTTAAATTTTCTTGATTTTGAGCAGCCTATTGTAGAGCTGGAAGCAAAAATCGATTCTTTAACCGCCATTAACCGTCAAGACAACCCCCTCAATATTGATCTAGACGAAGAGATCCAAAAATTGCGTGATAAAAGTATTCAGCTCACGCATAAAATCTTTTCTCATCTTTCTGCCTGGCAAATTGCTCAACTGGCTCGCCATCCGAATCGCCCTTATACGCTTGATTATATTGAGCATATTTTCACGGATTTTGAAGAATTAGCGGGTGATCGTCATTATGGTGATGATAAGGCGATTGTTGGCGGCATTGCGCGCCTGAATCAAAAGCCCGTCATGGTGATAGGTCATCAGAAAGGGAGAGAAACCAAAGAAAAAATTCGACGTAATTTTGGGATGCCTTCTCCTGAAGGGTATCGAAAAGCGTTGCGTTTGATGGAAATGGCTGAGCGTTTTAGATTGCCCCTGTTGACTTTTATCGATACGCCTGGAGCCTACCCAGGTGTTGGCGCCGAAGAAAGGGGCCAGTCTGAAGCCATCGCGCGAAATTTACGTGAAATGTCACGTTTGAAAACGCCTATCATTTGCACGGTTATTGGTGAAGGAGGATCTGGCGGTGCTTTGGCGATTGCTGTGGGTGATGTGGTGAATATGTTGCAATACAGTACTTATTCTGTGATTTCGCCTGAAGGCTGTGCGTCTATTTTATGGAAAAGCGCCGATAAAGCCTCAGTTGCAGCAGAAACGATGGGGATCACCGCGCATCGCCTGAAAGAATTAAAAATGATTGATACCGTACTCCCTGAACCTTTGGGAAGTGCACACCGTGATCCCAAAGCAATGGCGGAGTCACTCAAAGAGCGATTGATCAAAGATCTGGAATATTTGAAGCAGTTTGATTCTTTGAAATTGCTTGATAGAAGGTATGAAAAATTAATGAGTTACGGGTATTGCTAA
- the murJ gene encoding murein biosynthesis integral membrane protein MurJ yields MKQESFHKSINASIFWRGLARLSGLTKHIIIAAMIGLNAQLDVFFMATVLLGILVFSWGEIADVMSVPHMVKTWKNGQKEEFKKIASGYMSFIFLGSLLLAFMVYLFSHQLSLLPIGFNPERKKLLAQSLPWLLPAIILYVPFRHMGAVLRSVRQFSPLYQGEFLLSLITMLCIVCFYHYPNVLFWSYSMGVTGAFLYLLCRTWRFVLPLSNPFSFIVRQSLVLAPGLMILQGTQYFYTFTDQLFVSFLTVGMVSALFYAVSITYVLPGLMGLENTFITVIAEQSDKKERVKKMDDLLALVIYVGFGATLLMIVAGKAIVALLLERGLFTVADTESVSIALMAYSGVILPFFLNKPFDQIFQVERKIRLMVWRTLLGLIANVILNSVFLFIFHWGIFGVALATSISYWVMMLASLQGLRKIGYEFDLLRALKWSSWLLLFLVFAYFGCQSIPQYFTHPIFVLISCALLIGLTLLLAGLIYQGKERVLIIAVIRRYKKFEFI; encoded by the coding sequence ATGAAACAAGAGTCTTTTCACAAATCCATTAACGCCTCCATTTTCTGGAGAGGGCTGGCAAGATTATCGGGCTTAACAAAACACATCATCATAGCGGCCATGATCGGTTTAAATGCACAACTGGATGTTTTTTTTATGGCGACGGTATTGTTGGGCATTCTGGTGTTTTCATGGGGCGAGATCGCAGATGTTATGTCGGTCCCCCATATGGTGAAAACCTGGAAAAATGGACAAAAAGAAGAATTTAAAAAAATCGCTTCTGGTTACATGTCGTTTATTTTTCTCGGATCTTTACTGTTAGCCTTCATGGTTTATCTGTTCAGTCATCAATTATCCTTATTACCCATAGGATTTAATCCGGAGAGAAAAAAACTCCTGGCTCAGTCTCTGCCTTGGTTATTACCGGCCATTATCTTATATGTGCCCTTTCGACATATGGGGGCTGTTTTGCGCTCTGTGCGACAATTTTCGCCCTTGTATCAAGGGGAATTTTTATTATCGCTGATAACGATGCTTTGTATTGTCTGCTTTTATCACTATCCTAACGTTTTATTCTGGTCTTATAGTATGGGAGTCACAGGAGCATTTTTATACCTTTTATGCAGAACATGGCGTTTTGTCCTCCCGCTCAGTAATCCTTTCTCGTTTATTGTTCGTCAATCACTCGTACTAGCACCGGGCCTGATGATTTTACAAGGCACGCAATATTTTTATACCTTCACAGATCAGCTATTTGTTTCATTTTTAACGGTCGGCATGGTCTCTGCGTTATTTTATGCGGTGAGCATCACCTATGTACTCCCTGGTCTGATGGGATTAGAGAATACTTTTATCACTGTGATAGCCGAGCAATCAGACAAAAAAGAACGAGTAAAAAAAATGGATGATCTGTTAGCGCTGGTCATTTACGTTGGTTTTGGGGCAACCCTATTGATGATAGTGGCAGGCAAAGCCATAGTGGCATTACTATTAGAGCGGGGATTATTTACGGTCGCAGACACTGAAAGTGTTTCGATTGCCTTAATGGCTTATAGTGGTGTGATCTTACCTTTCTTTCTGAACAAGCCCTTTGATCAAATTTTTCAAGTGGAGCGTAAAATTCGCTTAATGGTATGGCGCACCCTACTGGGCCTCATTGCCAATGTCATCCTCAACAGTGTTTTTCTTTTCATCTTTCATTGGGGAATATTCGGCGTCGCGCTCGCTACCTCGATCAGCTACTGGGTTATGATGCTTGCGAGCTTACAGGGATTAAGAAAAATAGGTTATGAATTTGACCTCTTGCGCGCTCTCAAGTGGTCAAGCTGGCTCCTATTATTCTTGGTGTTCGCTTATTTTGGGTGTCAATCGATACCTCAATATTTTACTCACCCTATTTTTGTATTAATCAGCTGTGCTTTATTGATTGGCCTCACGTTACTTCTAGCGGGTTTGATTTATCAGGGGAAGGAAAGGGTATTAATAATAGCTGTGATAAGGCGTTATAAAAAATTTGAATTTATATAA
- a CDS encoding NTP transferase domain-containing protein, which yields MRAVILAAGQGLRLQQPKQEQIPKCLLQFDGKTLLERHLILLKSVGVYDVTLALGFRHELIEAEIKRLNWQPSPETFVNSSFDLGSVLTVHTVTDAVTRGGDVLLMDADVLCDIDILSALVANNQSINRLLIDYNFEEGEEPVKLCIRDGIPVELRKKLSVDLKYDTVGESVGFFRFDESAAQRFATIVREYIDSNRAHMPHEEAVRDLLQEYNHIFEVRDITGAPWMEIDFPKDIIRAKNEILPQLKPLLGVV from the coding sequence ATGCGGGCTGTCATTCTTGCTGCAGGTCAAGGTCTACGTCTACAGCAACCTAAACAGGAACAAATACCAAAATGCCTGTTACAATTTGATGGTAAAACTTTACTTGAACGTCACCTGATACTTTTAAAAAGTGTGGGGGTCTATGATGTCACTCTTGCACTTGGTTTTCGTCATGAATTAATTGAGGCTGAAATTAAACGCCTAAATTGGCAGCCATCCCCCGAAACTTTTGTGAATTCATCTTTTGATCTCGGGAGCGTGCTAACTGTTCATACTGTGACAGATGCAGTAACTCGAGGAGGTGATGTGCTGTTGATGGATGCCGATGTGTTGTGCGACATAGATATTTTAAGTGCCTTGGTAGCCAATAATCAATCAATAAACCGTTTGTTGATTGATTATAATTTTGAAGAGGGTGAGGAGCCCGTTAAGCTCTGTATACGTGATGGGATTCCTGTTGAATTAAGAAAGAAACTATCAGTTGACCTAAAATACGACACTGTTGGCGAATCAGTTGGTTTCTTTCGTTTTGATGAATCGGCAGCACAACGCTTTGCTACTATTGTGCGAGAGTATATCGATAGTAACCGTGCGCATATGCCTCATGAAGAAGCCGTGCGTGATTTATTACAAGAATACAATCATATATTTGAAGTTCGTGATATCACAGGGGCTCCATGGATGGAAATTGATTTTCCTAAGGATATCATACGCGCAAAAAATGAAATTTTGCCTCAGCTAAAACCATTATTAGGAGTTGTTTAG